AAAGATTGTTATCTTGCCCTTTGTTGGTATAACCAATCCCAAGATCATATTTATGGTCGTAGTCTTTCCAGCTCCATTGGGTCCCAAGAGGGCTATGCATTTTCCTTCTTCAACAGATAAATCCAGGCCATGGACAGCAAGTCGATTTTCAAAGACCTTTGTTAGACCTTCGATCCTTATGATTGGTAGCTTTTTCTGCATTGGACTATGAATTTGGCGGTATTTATTGCTGCTTCAAGGCTAATGGGATTGGCTGTTCCCGATCCGGCAATGTCATAGGCGGTGCCATGATCCACAGAAGTCCTGACAATGGGGAGATTGAGGGTGACATTTACTCCATCTTCAAAGTGGACCAATTTTAGTGGTATTAGCCCTTGATCATGGTATTGGGCAACACATGCGTGAAATTCTCCCTTGAGCGCCCTGTAAAACACGGTGTCAGGCGGATATGGTCCACTACAGTCTATGCCCTTTTCTCTGGCCTTTTCTATAGCAGGTTTTATTATTCTATCATCTTCATCTCCAAACAGCCCACCTTCCCCTGCATGTGGGTTAAGGCCTGAGACTGCAATTTTGGGCGAGGACACTCCAAAGTCCTTTTTTAGTGATTCATTGACTATGGTGATGGTCTTAAAGACCTTTTCCTCAGTGATGAGTTTTGGAACTTCGCGAAGCTTGCAGTGGATAGTTACCAGCACAACCGCAAGCCGTGGCCCTCTTAGCATCATGAGGTAATCTTTTGTATTGGTTAGTTCCCCCAGGATTTCGGTGTGTCCAGGATAAGGTAAGCCGCAAAGGCGAAGCCCTTCTTTTGTTATGGGGCAGGTTACAACTGCACTTATTTGGTTATTTAACGCTGCCTTAGTAGCAGCCACCACATATTCATAGGAGGCCATGCCTGTAATGGGTGTTGCCTTACCTACTGGGATCTCATTAGGATCAAGGTTTGTAACGGGGATTAGAGGAATCCCATAATCTTTTGATTCTAGATCTACTAAGGGGACATCGAATCCCACAAACTCCATGGCCCTTTTGAGGATTCCAGGATCCCCATATACTACCACCCTTTTTTGGATCATCCAGTCAGGATTTTTTGAAAAGACCTTTATGATTATTTCAGGGCCAATCCCTGCTGGACAGCCCATGGTAATTCCAATCATTCAATTGTCCTCTTTTTGAACAACCACTACTTGGTCTTGGCCTGCTATCTCTTTGAGTAAGACATTTACGTGTTCATTTGGAGATGAATCCAGTCTTATACCCACGAAGTCGGGTTGGATCGGTAGTTCTCTGAGCCCACGGTCTACCAAGACTGCGAGCTGAATCTTTTGGGGTCTGCCAAGGTCTGATATGGCATCAAGGGCGGCTCTCACTGTTCTCCCTGTAAAAAGTACGTCGTCTACGAGGATGACGCATTTATCGTCTGTGGTAAAGGGAATATTGGTTCTTTTCACAATGGGAAGATAGCTGAGCTTACTCCAGTCGTCCCTATAAAGGGTTATATCAAGGCATCCTACTGGTACATCTATACCTTCAATTTGTTTTATTCTTTCCTTTAATCTGTGGCCTAAAGGGACCCCTCCTGTGTGGATACCAATCAGGACAAGAGATTCACCTCCCTGATTTTTTTCCACTATTTCATGGGCCATACGAGTAAGGGTACGTTCAATTCCCTTTTGGTCGAGTATGGTTTTGACTCTAGCCATAAAACCTCCTCCTGAAATCTCTAGACTTCCATGACCTAAAATTTTGTCAACCCCACAATTTTTGTGGAAGATTTAAATTGAGTTTTTATCCCAAATTATGCACTTCGAATGTCCTGAAAAAGGATTTTTAGAATGCTCCCATAATAATAGATTTTGAGGATTTTTGAGAAAAAAGGAGTCTTTGGGAATATTTTAACTATTAACTGCTGTTTCCTTGCCATGGTAATGCCCCCTAGCGGGATTTTGGAGAAGTGGTATGGTAACAAATAAAGTAGCTCAAATTGAGAGCTAGAATATAACTAGCTAATATCTCAACTCATCTAGTTTTTTGGAATGTATCAATTGGTTTCAATTAAATTAAGGAGGTAATAGTCTAATGATTCAAAAGTATGTTAATAAAGGATTTATCCAACAGCTAGATGGCACTTACACTGTATTAATTCATCCTGTTAATGGCTATCTTAAGCCTGAACAGATAGAAACTGTGTACAAGCTGGCCAACCAATATGGAAAGGTTAAGCTCACAGTTACTGAAGCCATTATGATTTTTGGCATAAAACCCGAGAACTTTGATCAGGTGGCTGAAGAGTTAGCAAGAGTAGATCTACCTCTGGCTGATATCGGGCCAGTTGTGCGAAATGTTAAGGTTTGTTCTAGTCAGTATTGTAAGCACGTTATACACGACGTTACGCCTCTGGCTGCAGAAATCAACCAGCGTCTTGCAGGGATGACGACGCCTAAAAAGTTTAAGATATCCATGAATGGGTGCCCCAATTCATGCGTGGAGGCACAACTAAACGACCTCGGGATCATAGCTGTCAAGGACGGATACTGGCTCTACATTGGGGGCAAAGGCGGACGCCAACCCCAATTGGCTACTCGGCTGGATGTGGTGATCAAGGAAGAATATCTGGTTGAAACTGTCGAACGAATAGTTAAGGGCTATATTCAGGTTGCCCAAAACGAGCGATTGGGTGAAGTTATTAACCGCATGGGGCTTTTGCCATTCCTTAAGGTGGCGCTGGCCTGGAATAGCGAAGGGATTAAGACGTGTATTGGGGCGCGGTATTGTAAAAACGGAGTTGGTGATGTCCATGCTTTGGCCGAGAACATAACCTCCAATGGCAATGTACAGGGCAATATCACCATCAGTGGCTGTGGCAATGCATGTGCTGTTAACCCTGAAGCTCGTTGCAATGTAATTGTCCTGAAAGATAGGCTATGGATAAATAGCGACAGCGGCATGGATGTCCTTAAAGCGGACCAGTTATCTGAGTATCTCAAGGAAAAAGCTATTTTAAAATAGCCGTATACTTTAATTCCTAAGGAAATATGAAAATCGTTAGTTTCATCACTGAGAAGCCGGTTATTATTAAAGGTAAGGAACACCTGGGCTTTTGCTTAGAAGAGAGATCACCTCCCAATTAATAAAGCCCCAAGACCGGCTAAATAGGGGGGATGTTGCCAATAAAGACGACCAACTGCCTTTGGATTGGCAAACTTCTTTGGTAATAAGCCCCCCTTCTATGGATTTCCCTGGCTTGGACATAGCGGAAAACGAGTTTTGTATCAAATGTAGCCATCAGGCCAGGACAATGAACTACCTAAAAATATGTTTTTTATGGTAAATCAAGAGCTTGTATGCTTTTTGGTTGGAGGTGGGCTGTTTCTTCTCTTTCGTAATGGTCCCTCCTTAGAAAAATAATAAGTTATAATCTAGTTAAATAAGTGGTGTTTAACAAAAAAGGAGACATTATGAAAAGTTATGCGAGATTATTGGTTTATTGGTTGGTGGTAATGCTGGTAACAGGTATTTTAACAAACACTGCCATTGCCGACAGTGGAAATGACAAAAATCTTAGTGATGAAACTACTGAATGTCTTGAGTGTCACATTGATGCTACCTCTTTTGTTGTAAATGATTGGAAGAGGTCGAAACACTACTTCAATGGTACTGGTTGCTATGAATGTCATAAGTCGGATGAATCTAATCCGGCGGCTTTCAAACATAATGGCTATGTCATTTCCACACTGGTTACTCCGAAGCAGTGTGCCAGTTGTCATCCTGGAGTTGTTAAAGAATATACCAACTCCATTCATTCCAAATCTGGACTGATCGCCCATAATGCTGAGGCCAAGGCTGGTGGTAATTTTGCAGTTATCGTCCTGCAGATGATGGGCTGGGGCCCTAAGACCATTATTCCCCACGGCGACTATTGGAAAGATATTGTCAATGATCCTGCATGGACTTATGCTGGTGTCCCAGAAAAATTGAAAACCTCAACCCCAAAAGCAACAGACATTTTAAATGTATTTAGTGGCTTTGGATGCTATTCCTGTCATGGTACAATTATAAAGATTGTCCGGAAGAGTGAAGACAAGGTTGTGTTCGATCTGACGACCTGGCCCATGATAGGTGCTGGTACGGTCAACCCAGACGGCACAACCGGTTCCTGTGTAGCATGTCATCCATTTCATAGCTTTAAGTTAAGAGTTGTTAGGGCTGGAGTAGGTGCCTGCGGCAGGTGTCATGAGTCAGAAGATCATCCCAACTACGAAATGTACGGCAGATCCCTACACGGGGCCATGTTTCTTTCCAAGGCACACGAATGGAACCTTGATTCGCCTGCTATCAAGGCAGGACGCGATTATTTTGCACCTACCTGTGCTACCTGTCATATGGGAGCGGTTTATGATGGAGATGATATGATCTATCCGCCCACTCATAATCCGGCATCTATTTCTAAATGGAAACTTGGCATGTGGAAGGTTACCGTCGTTAGGAAAGCTGGCATGTCTGATCCAGGAATTCCCAATATTAAATTTCCATCCGATGGATTGAAAAACAGAGAAAGAGCAATTGCTATGTGCAGCCAATGCCATACAAAGCAGTGGGTGGCCAACGCACTTATAAATGGCGATCTTTCAATGGCGACACTCGACTATTTCAGACAGATTGCCTTAAAAGTAGAAAACGACCTGCAAGAGGCAGGGCTCCATACACCTGCGGATAGAAAAATCGTCAGGGATATTGGAGCGATGGCTGTAAGACCTACATGTATAGCCATGTTCCATTATGCGCCTGGATACATCTGGTGGGATGGTATCTATAAGCTTGCCTTTGAACTTACAGAGTGGTTGGAAAATAGCGTTGAGCCAAGATTGGGAGCAGATTATGTAAGTAAATATGTTTCGTGGATCAAAGAACACAAAGAAAAGGTAGAAAAATATCGTGAAAAAAGGCAGTTAAAATAGGAAATGACTGCTGTGATGAAATTCTCCCCTCCTCTTTTGGAGGGGAGAGTCATCTTAGTCTAGAGGTATCCATATGAATTCTTTGAAATTTTTTGGAATTATCATTTTTATCCTAGTGCCGTCCATATTATTTGCAGGGAATAATAATAAGGATGAGGAATATGTTGTAACTACGTCCAAAGGGGTCAGGCTCACTGTTGATGAATTTAAACCCTACTATGAGAAATATAAAAAAAGAGTAATCAGTGAAAAGGGTAAGGAGTGGTACTTTAATCTCTCAGATAAAATAATAGCGGCCAAGGAGCTTGTCCTCCAAAAGATTATACTTAATGAAGCAAAGAGAGAAAAAATAGAGGAAACACAATATTTTAAGAAGTACCGTGTAGAAATGGAAGAGAAATATCAACAAGTGGAGAAAATAGCAAAGGATGAGAAAATTCCGATAGAAATAATAAAGCTGATGAAGGAAAGAATAAAAAACGGTTATCTTGTAAAGGCTTATCTCAATAAAGAAATAGGACCATATCTGAGTGTATCCGATGATGACGTGGACAATTTTTTAATGTTTCACAAAGGGAAATATGTGTTAAAGCCTGATAAAAATAATCCAAAAGCCAGGGTAATCCATAGGGAGGCTTTGGTCCGATTTATCCAGCAAGAGAAAAGAGAAGAAGTGGCAAATCAATTGGCTAAGCAGCTATTTAAATCCTATCAGGTTAAAGTAAATAGTAATTTATTAATAAAAATCAATTAGTTTTGAAGATTTGTAGTAGTTCCAATTTGTTCTCATATTTGTGTAATGGTCCCAAAACAAAGAGGTCTTTTTGAACGCTGCTAGGGTTAGTGCGAAGGTAGGTTTCAAAAAAAGATGAATTTCAGGTGATAAAGTATGCCGTTGTAAGTTCCTAGTATTTCTGTTAGAAATTAGGTGCCAAAAAAATGCTGTTTCGAGGTATATAGTATGGCTGGTGAAGGAAAAATAAAAAAGATTCGTAATATTGGTATCATAGCCCATATTGACGCAGGGAAGACAACACTTACTGAAAGGATACTCTACTATACTGGAAAGACCCACAGGATAGGAGAGGTTCACGACGGCCAGGCAACCATGGACTGGATGCCAGAAGAACAAGAAAGGGGAATTACGATTACAAGCGCCGTTACCACTTGTTTCTGGCGCGATTCTGAGATCCACATCATCGATACCCCTGGACACGTGGACTTTACCATCGAAGTGGAAAGGAGCCTTAGGGTCCTTGATGGTGCCATAGGAGTGTTTTGTGCAGTAGGATGCGTGGAACCTCAGTCAGAGACTGTATGGCACCAGGCTGACAAGTATAGAGTCCCAAAGATGGCCTTTATAAACAAAATGGACAGGCTTGGAGCCAATTTTTGGGGTGCCATTGAAGAGATGAAGGAGAAACTGGGGGCAAATCCCCTTGTTCTCACTATACCGTATGGTGCAGAAGATGATTTTAAAGGTGTCTTCGATGTAATTAAAAAGAAGCTGATACTTTGGGATGAAGAGTCTTTGGGGCAGAAGTTTGAGGAACTCCCTGTTCCTCCTGATTTCGAGGAAGAAGTGGAGAAGGCCCATCAGGAACTCCTCGAGTCTCTGGCAGATCTCAATGAAGATATCATGGAAAAATATCTGAATGAGGAACCCATAGAAGACAAGTTGATCCACAAGGCCATTAGAGAGGCTACAATTGGCCTTAAAGGAGTGCCTGTTTTCTGTGGCTCTGCACTCAAAAATAAAGGCGTTCAGCCGGTCCTTGATGGGATCTCTCGGTATTTACCGAGCCCCCTTGATATACCGCCAGTTAAAGGGACAGATCCAAAGACTGGCGAAGAGATCACTCGCCCAAGTAAGTTTGACGCCCCTTTGAGCGCCCTTGCCTTTAAGGTACAGATGGATCAGGGGAGAAAGATGACCTTTGTGAGGGTCTATTCCGGAGTCTTAAAGGCTGGTGAAGAGGTATTCAATCCTGGAAAGAATAAGAAGGAAAGGGTTGCAAGACTCCTTCAAATGCACGCAAATAAAAGAGAGCGTATTCAAGAGGCAGGGGCAGGAAGCATTGTTGCTGTGATGGGGTTAAAGCACACTGTAACAGGCGATACCATTTGTGATCCTAAAAATCCCATATTGCTCGAGCCCATAGAGGCATATCAACCAGTGATCTCTGTAGCAGTTGAACCCAAGACGTCTAAGGACCAGGACAAGGTGGATCTCGCCCTATCAAAGTTGGCTGAAGAGGATCCCACATTCAAGGTCCGTTATGATGAAGATACTGGTCAGACCATCATATCTGGAATGGGGGAACTCCATCTTGATGTGTTGACCCATAGGCTTTTAAGGGAGTTCAATGCCCCAGTTAGAGTTGGAAAGCCACAGGTAGTCTATCGTGAGACAATTACAAAAGAGGCTGAGGTCTCAGAACAATTTGATAGAGAGATTGCTGGTACGAGACAGGTCGCATCCATTGTCATAAGAGCTGTCCCAAGGCCAAGGGGATCAGGAAATCTTGTTAGAAGTGAAATTGACCCATCTCTACTCCCAGAAGGGTATGAGGAACTCATACTGGATGCCCTCCGACAGGGACTTGAGAGCGGAGTGCTGCGAGGCTATCCCATGGAGGACGTGGAGGTAGTATTAAAGGATGCGACCTTTCATGAAGGGCTCTCAACTGAGATTGCCTTTAGGGCTGCGGCATCTCAGGCCCTTAGAAAGGCATTGGAAGATGGGGATCCGGTCCTCTTAGAACCTATGATGAAACTCGAGATCCTTGTGCCAGACGAATTTCTTGGGGATTGTATCGGTGATCTTAATTCCAGAAATGGAAAGATCGAGGAAATTTCACCAAGGGGAGCTGTTCAAGTGGTTAAGGCCATTTGCCCTCTAGCCAATCTTTTTGGATATTCCACAGCCCTTAGATCCCTAACCCAGGGGAGAGCAACTTTCACAATGGTGTTCTCTCATTTTGACGAGCAAAAGGCCTAAAAAAGCTGGTTTTGGAATACACATGACACCCTTTAAAAGTGTTGAGTTTTGAGTTATGAGTTTTGAGTTAGAGGAAGCGAATCTTTAATAGCCCTATTCCTTCAACTTAAAACTCAAAACTCAACACTTAAAACTCTAATAAAAATGGGGTGAAAGCATATGAAAATTGAGTCTTGTCTCAAAGGTACTGGGAAATTTTTTGATAAGGTAAGAGATCCATCCGACACTGTCAAATGGGCAAAAGAAAGGTTTGAGAGCCTTGGCGAAAAGGTCTTTGAAGAGGCCATAAGAATCGACAAGGGAAGACTCGGTATCCCTGTCTATATTAGTAAGTATACTCCACAAGCGTTAAGCCTTACAGGCACTGCAAAGCAGATGGGGAAGGGCGCAACCCCTTCACAGGCAGAGGCAAGCGCTGTTATGGAGTTGTCTGAGAGGTACAGCCTTTTCTACTTTAAAGAGTTTGGAAATAGACCTTTGTCGACAATGGATGAGCTAGAAGGCGAATGCATTTCATTAGAAGAGTTGTTTCTTTCCCTTCATGTTAAGCCAGATAGCCAAGAAGAGAGGGAGACCATAGAGGAGGCACTTCGCACCATTCCAATGGAGTGGGTAAAGGCCTATTCGATCGGAGAAGACAAATGGGTCTGGCTACCATGGTCTTGGTTTTGGCCAATAAATGAGTTTAATGGTTCAGCTGCAGGAAATACATATGAAGAGGCGACTGTCCAGGCCCTTTCAGAGCTTGTGGAGCGCCATGTTTGTTCTCTTGTTACTTATGAAAGATCCACTACTCCAACTATTGATTTAGACTCCTTTAGTCATCCAATGGCAAAAGAACTTGTGGAAAAGTTTAGAAGAGTAGGAATAAATCTTGTCTTAAAGGATTTTACCATGAATATGGGGATACCAACTGTGGGCGCAATAGCTTGGGATCCGTCCACATTTCCCCATAGGAGTGAGATCGTCTATGCAGCAGGTACTGCTCCAGATCCAGAAAGGGCAGCAATAAGGGCAATTACAGAGGTGGCGCAGCTTGCAGGAGACTTTGACACTGATGGTAAATACGTAGAAAGTGGTCTTCCAAAGTTTAACTCCCTTGAAGAGGCCAAATATGTATTGGAAGGTAATGAAGTAATAAAGATCACAGATCTTCCAAACCTTGGGCATGATGACTTTAGGCTCGAAGTAATGAACGTAGCAGAGGCCCTAGGGCAAAGGGGGCTGAAATCATATATAGTAGATGTTACTCATCCGGAGCTAGGAATTCCCGTGGTCTATGCCATTGTCCCTGGAAATCACTTCCGCGATAGAACGATTAATGGGGACATGGTATTTCATATGGCCAAGGTCGCATCAAATCTTAAAGATAAGGCCAAAGCCCAGATGCTTCTCAATGAACTCGACATGAAATTCCCAGAGAGATATTACATAGCATTTTTTAGGGCCTACTGCGAAGAAGGCCTGGGAAACCTTAAAGAGGCCCTGAAACTATACAAAGAGGCATTGGATAGAGGGCCGGATCCAATGGAGGAGGCCAGTATTCACTGTCATCTAGGTTCCTGTTATAAGGAGATGGGAGAATACGATGCTGCCATAGAAGAATTAAACTTGGCAAAGAAGATCAATCCCGGATTAAAGGAAATATATAATCTCCTTGGTCATTGTTATTACAAAAAAGGACAATACGTAGCTGCGATCGAGGAATTTGAACAGGCCATTAATATTGATCCAACCTCTTCGATAGATTACGCCAACATAGGCTCTAATCTCAGAAAGCTTGGACTGAGAGAGGCTGCAATTAAGTGGTATGAGATGGCTCTAAGCCTTGATCCTTCTATTCAATGGGCCTGGGAACACCTTCAGGAATTGAAGGCTGGAGTCACTGAATTGAATTGTGAATCTTGATTCATTCAACCTTGACAAAAAAAAGTGGGTGTAGTAAGTACCTCAATCGGCAGGAGCCGAATATATTAACTCGCAATAATTCATAAAGGAGGAACATATGGCAACCGTAGAGTACAAGGGCAAAACTTTTGAAGTAGACGAAGACGGTTTCTTGGCAAGGGGTATGGAACAGTGGTGTCAGGAATGGGTTGACTACGTTAAGGAACAGGAAGGAATTCAAGAACTTACTGATGATCACTGGAAGGTCATCAATGTTCTTCAAGATTACTTTAAGAAAAACGGCATCGCTCCAATGGTCCGTATTCTTGCAAAGACCACTGGTTACCCACTCAAAAGGATCTACGAGCTCTTTCCCTCAGGACCAGGTAAGGGAGCTTGTAAGATGGCAGGACTTCCAAAGCCAACAGGCTGCGTCTAATTGCGTTACAAATAAAAAGATTTTGTTTTTTAAAAAGCCCTTGTATTATAACAAGGGCTTTTTTTATTTTTAGGCGCTCACAGGATAATACATCTGATTTGTTGTTGAGAGTTTTAGGTATAGTGAGTACGCATTCGTTCTTCTCCACCTAGTATCTGGTATATCCTGTGAATGCCTATAGGTAGAGGCATTGGAAAACCCACAATCTTTTGAGGACAGGAGTACGGTGTGCTGAGTCGAATCTTTCTAATCATTTTTTGTACCATCCTTCCTGTACAGGTCTTTGGGCAGCAGATTGTCCAGCAACAACAAGAGCAGTTGATATCAATATTTGAGGATCTTAGGCCGATTCTTGCGCACATCGTCAGTGCCAAGGACAAGATTGTAATAGATGTGGGCAAGATTCAGGGGGTAAAGAAAGGCGATCTGTTCAGTGTCTATATCAAGAACGGAGAGTTAATATCCCATGGAAAAAAACTAGGATTTAAGAAGAATTTTGTGGGTGTACTTGAGGTTATTTCTACTGATCAAAATCGATCCACATGTAGGCTCATAAGTAGTCGTGGACCCATTAAACGTGGAGCGGAGGTGGAGAGGTTTACAGGTTTAAGGGCCACCATAGTGCCAAAAATTCCCTTTGCATATCCGCAAGTTGCTATTTTATCCAAGGAACTCAAAGAACAACTTTGGTCTTTAAAATGGATAAATTCGGATTCACTTCCAGATGATCCAGATGATATACATGATATTGGACGCTTTGGGCTCGACCTTTTGTTCTTGGTGTCAAAGGATGGTATTTCAGTATTTAGTGCCCCTAAGAGGCTTTTGCGTTTCTATGCAATGGATCTCTCTAATATGTCCAGAGACAACGGCGCGAAATTATCCGTTTCTCAAAGATTGAGAAAAATAGATTTTAAGTTGATCGGAGCGCTGGAGACAGACGCAAAACAAGTAGTTGTGACGGATTGTGATAAAAATGGATTGATAGAGGTCTACGCTTTGATTGGAGATAGCCTTTATGTTCAAGAATATGGATCCTCTCAGCTGAGTTATTCTATTCAGGTTGGAGAGCCCTATACAGAGCTACACTCTCTTTCTCTTTGGTGTAAAGGGGCTATTTTGGCAATAAATGTTTTAGAAGAAAGTGTGGCCTTACACTCAAAAATCCTGAAACTTTCTCCTGACGGCATTAAAAATTTAGTAGATGATGTCAACCTATGGTTTAGGTTTGCGCCCCATGAGACGGGTGAGGCTATGGATTTGATTGGCCAGGAATTTGTAAATGATCAACCACTTCAATACGGACGGCTCTATGTGCTTGGAGTGGGGCCAAATGGACTCATTTATCAAAGGAATATACTTTGCCCGAAGGAGTTCAGGCTCAACAAGGGTTTTTTCTTTAAAAAATACTATTTATTTGAAGATTCAAAGGGAAATTGGATAATTCAAACGTTAACTGGGAAAGTTAAGTCCATAGATCCATATGGTAGAGAGCAGGGTTTTAGGCCAGTCTTCAATCTTTCTGTTCCCTACAATAATTCTCCTGACCACGACAGCATCATAATACCATTATACAGTGCTGAAAATGATATGACTCAACTCTATATTTTATCCCTTGGGGACGGAGAGGTACGTCCATTTTCTGATCCAGTTGAGGGTAAGATAATAGGGTTGGATGCCTTAAAACAGAAGATTTATTTGTCAGTTAC
This is a stretch of genomic DNA from Dissulfuribacter thermophilus. It encodes these proteins:
- the pdxA gene encoding 4-hydroxythreonine-4-phosphate dehydrogenase PdxA, yielding MIGITMGCPAGIGPEIIIKVFSKNPDWMIQKRVVVYGDPGILKRAMEFVGFDVPLVDLESKDYGIPLIPVTNLDPNEIPVGKATPITGMASYEYVVAATKAALNNQISAVVTCPITKEGLRLCGLPYPGHTEILGELTNTKDYLMMLRGPRLAVVLVTIHCKLREVPKLITEEKVFKTITIVNESLKKDFGVSSPKIAVSGLNPHAGEGGLFGDEDDRIIKPAIEKAREKGIDCSGPYPPDTVFYRALKGEFHACVAQYHDQGLIPLKLVHFEDGVNVTLNLPIVRTSVDHGTAYDIAGSGTANPISLEAAINTAKFIVQCRKSYQS
- the pyrR gene encoding bifunctional pyr operon transcriptional regulator/uracil phosphoribosyltransferase PyrR — its product is MARVKTILDQKGIERTLTRMAHEIVEKNQGGESLVLIGIHTGGVPLGHRLKERIKQIEGIDVPVGCLDITLYRDDWSKLSYLPIVKRTNIPFTTDDKCVILVDDVLFTGRTVRAALDAISDLGRPQKIQLAVLVDRGLRELPIQPDFVGIRLDSSPNEHVNVLLKEIAGQDQVVVVQKEDN
- a CDS encoding nitrite reductase; this encodes MIQKYVNKGFIQQLDGTYTVLIHPVNGYLKPEQIETVYKLANQYGKVKLTVTEAIMIFGIKPENFDQVAEELARVDLPLADIGPVVRNVKVCSSQYCKHVIHDVTPLAAEINQRLAGMTTPKKFKISMNGCPNSCVEAQLNDLGIIAVKDGYWLYIGGKGGRQPQLATRLDVVIKEEYLVETVERIVKGYIQVAQNERLGEVINRMGLLPFLKVALAWNSEGIKTCIGARYCKNGVGDVHALAENITSNGNVQGNITISGCGNACAVNPEARCNVIVLKDRLWINSDSGMDVLKADQLSEYLKEKAILK
- a CDS encoding multiheme c-type cytochrome → MKSYARLLVYWLVVMLVTGILTNTAIADSGNDKNLSDETTECLECHIDATSFVVNDWKRSKHYFNGTGCYECHKSDESNPAAFKHNGYVISTLVTPKQCASCHPGVVKEYTNSIHSKSGLIAHNAEAKAGGNFAVIVLQMMGWGPKTIIPHGDYWKDIVNDPAWTYAGVPEKLKTSTPKATDILNVFSGFGCYSCHGTIIKIVRKSEDKVVFDLTTWPMIGAGTVNPDGTTGSCVACHPFHSFKLRVVRAGVGACGRCHESEDHPNYEMYGRSLHGAMFLSKAHEWNLDSPAIKAGRDYFAPTCATCHMGAVYDGDDMIYPPTHNPASISKWKLGMWKVTVVRKAGMSDPGIPNIKFPSDGLKNRERAIAMCSQCHTKQWVANALINGDLSMATLDYFRQIALKVENDLQEAGLHTPADRKIVRDIGAMAVRPTCIAMFHYAPGYIWWDGIYKLAFELTEWLENSVEPRLGADYVSKYVSWIKEHKEKVEKYREKRQLK
- the fusA gene encoding elongation factor G — encoded protein: MAGEGKIKKIRNIGIIAHIDAGKTTLTERILYYTGKTHRIGEVHDGQATMDWMPEEQERGITITSAVTTCFWRDSEIHIIDTPGHVDFTIEVERSLRVLDGAIGVFCAVGCVEPQSETVWHQADKYRVPKMAFINKMDRLGANFWGAIEEMKEKLGANPLVLTIPYGAEDDFKGVFDVIKKKLILWDEESLGQKFEELPVPPDFEEEVEKAHQELLESLADLNEDIMEKYLNEEPIEDKLIHKAIREATIGLKGVPVFCGSALKNKGVQPVLDGISRYLPSPLDIPPVKGTDPKTGEEITRPSKFDAPLSALAFKVQMDQGRKMTFVRVYSGVLKAGEEVFNPGKNKKERVARLLQMHANKRERIQEAGAGSIVAVMGLKHTVTGDTICDPKNPILLEPIEAYQPVISVAVEPKTSKDQDKVDLALSKLAEEDPTFKVRYDEDTGQTIISGMGELHLDVLTHRLLREFNAPVRVGKPQVVYRETITKEAEVSEQFDREIAGTRQVASIVIRAVPRPRGSGNLVRSEIDPSLLPEGYEELILDALRQGLESGVLRGYPMEDVEVVLKDATFHEGLSTEIAFRAAASQALRKALEDGDPVLLEPMMKLEILVPDEFLGDCIGDLNSRNGKIEEISPRGAVQVVKAICPLANLFGYSTALRSLTQGRATFTMVFSHFDEQKA
- a CDS encoding YcaO-like family protein — translated: MKIESCLKGTGKFFDKVRDPSDTVKWAKERFESLGEKVFEEAIRIDKGRLGIPVYISKYTPQALSLTGTAKQMGKGATPSQAEASAVMELSERYSLFYFKEFGNRPLSTMDELEGECISLEELFLSLHVKPDSQEERETIEEALRTIPMEWVKAYSIGEDKWVWLPWSWFWPINEFNGSAAGNTYEEATVQALSELVERHVCSLVTYERSTTPTIDLDSFSHPMAKELVEKFRRVGINLVLKDFTMNMGIPTVGAIAWDPSTFPHRSEIVYAAGTAPDPERAAIRAITEVAQLAGDFDTDGKYVESGLPKFNSLEEAKYVLEGNEVIKITDLPNLGHDDFRLEVMNVAEALGQRGLKSYIVDVTHPELGIPVVYAIVPGNHFRDRTINGDMVFHMAKVASNLKDKAKAQMLLNELDMKFPERYYIAFFRAYCEEGLGNLKEALKLYKEALDRGPDPMEEASIHCHLGSCYKEMGEYDAAIEELNLAKKINPGLKEIYNLLGHCYYKKGQYVAAIEEFEQAINIDPTSSIDYANIGSNLRKLGLREAAIKWYEMALSLDPSIQWAWEHLQELKAGVTELNCES
- a CDS encoding TusE/DsrC/DsvC family sulfur relay protein; the encoded protein is MATVEYKGKTFEVDEDGFLARGMEQWCQEWVDYVKEQEGIQELTDDHWKVINVLQDYFKKNGIAPMVRILAKTTGYPLKRIYELFPSGPGKGACKMAGLPKPTGCV